A window of the Butyricimonas faecalis genome harbors these coding sequences:
- a CDS encoding SusC/RagA family TonB-linked outer membrane protein: MKKTYDRKVFKRKLLSRRIGVNVIIRLFMILLLGFPLLTRAGTMDSTRVENREVRGKVIDEKKQPIPGVSVRLGGTSMGTATDVDGKFKLLVPADTATLVVSFIGMKTEIVRLPRLRAGVEQKELTIVLRDEDVRLEDVVVTGIFTRKKESFTGSASTYSAAELKTMGTQNILQGLKTLDPAFAILEDNQFGSDPNRLPNMEIRGKSSMSGLRDQLEADPNQPLFILDGFESTLAAINDLDINRVASITILKDAASTAIYGSKAANGVIVVETVKPEAGKLRVSYTGNLNLSMPDLSSYNLMNAREKLEFERLAGRFNPSSTTNEIELDGVYNEKLKEIESGVDTYWLAEPLRVGVNQKHSLYVQGGEENFLFGLGVGYNGISGVMEKSDRSVISGNIDLIYRVSKFQFSNKFSFSSTDYKNPIVAFYEYAQANPYYKKRNPDGTVEKWLENNDFFEAPNPLWNASQNSRDEGKNLALSNYFIAEYSPSIAWRMRARLGLTYGNDDTERFYSRNDTRYENMETTKKGEFRSSNIRTNRVEGELSITYAKMLGKHRINLIAGGNIYSNKSLTQGYSAVGFPDGDFSYPSFANGYPENGTPSYYESESRSLNGYFNAGYSFDDRYLMDFSLRTSGSSVFGTSRKYNTTWSVGLGWNLHKEKFIMDHVGWIDLLKLRASVGNPGNQNFDSAQSLLTYSFQYGSMNYFGQGAMLSQIGNPDLEWQITMDKNIGLDVTLFNKRFSLTADYYYKVTDPLLIKVSVPLSSGTSMYMTNAGEQISQGFTVSVTYYIFQNFEDRFLWMIRGNLRTQKTRIDNIGNKLSTLNASGKGRNTQRYYDGADPDDIWAVKSVGIDPSNGKELFYAKDGSYTYDFSYDEEVICGNTRPDVEGILGTSLNWKGFSVNLNFRYQMGADVFNEALYSKVENISRSDLNKNQDRRALYERWQKEGDVVRFKDIASAETTPMSSRFVQRENVLSLESIYVGYEFYDGWIKKLGLSSLKLQWSMRDVFRASTVRSERGISYPFARSMEAGISFNF; this comes from the coding sequence ATGAAAAAAACTTATGACAGGAAAGTTTTTAAGCGAAAATTACTGTCTCGAAGGATTGGGGTAAACGTGATTATCCGGTTGTTTATGATTTTGTTACTGGGATTCCCGCTATTGACGAGGGCCGGGACGATGGATTCTACCCGGGTGGAGAACCGGGAGGTGAGGGGAAAGGTGATAGACGAGAAGAAGCAACCCATTCCGGGAGTTTCGGTTCGCCTGGGAGGAACATCGATGGGAACAGCCACGGACGTGGACGGGAAGTTTAAATTGTTAGTTCCGGCAGACACGGCCACGCTGGTGGTTTCCTTTATCGGGATGAAAACGGAGATCGTGAGGCTTCCCCGGTTGAGGGCGGGCGTGGAGCAGAAAGAGTTGACAATCGTGTTGCGGGATGAGGACGTGAGGCTGGAGGACGTGGTGGTGACGGGTATTTTTACCCGAAAGAAGGAGAGTTTCACGGGATCGGCTTCCACCTATTCCGCCGCGGAGTTGAAAACGATGGGAACGCAGAACATCCTGCAGGGGTTGAAGACGCTGGACCCGGCTTTCGCTATCTTGGAGGATAACCAGTTTGGTTCGGACCCGAACCGTTTGCCGAACATGGAGATCCGTGGCAAGTCGAGCATGTCGGGATTGAGAGATCAGTTGGAGGCAGACCCGAACCAGCCGCTTTTTATCCTGGATGGTTTCGAGTCGACGTTGGCGGCGATTAACGATTTGGATATTAACCGGGTGGCCTCTATCACGATATTGAAGGACGCGGCCTCGACGGCCATTTACGGATCGAAGGCTGCCAACGGGGTGATCGTGGTGGAGACGGTGAAACCGGAGGCGGGTAAATTGCGGGTGAGTTACACGGGGAACTTGAATCTCTCGATGCCGGATTTGTCGAGTTATAACTTGATGAACGCGAGGGAGAAGTTGGAGTTCGAACGGCTGGCAGGAAGATTTAATCCGTCAAGTACGACAAACGAGATCGAATTGGATGGAGTATATAATGAGAAGTTGAAGGAGATCGAGAGCGGGGTGGACACGTACTGGTTGGCGGAACCTTTGCGGGTGGGTGTGAACCAGAAACACTCGCTTTACGTGCAGGGCGGAGAGGAGAATTTTTTGTTTGGTTTGGGAGTGGGATACAACGGAATTTCCGGGGTAATGGAAAAGTCAGACCGGAGTGTGATCAGCGGTAATATCGATTTGATTTACCGGGTGTCGAAATTCCAGTTCTCGAACAAGTTCTCGTTTTCTTCCACAGATTATAAAAATCCGATCGTGGCTTTTTACGAGTATGCGCAGGCGAACCCGTATTATAAAAAACGTAATCCAGACGGGACGGTGGAGAAGTGGTTGGAAAACAATGACTTTTTTGAGGCTCCCAACCCGTTGTGGAATGCAAGCCAAAATAGCCGGGACGAGGGGAAAAATCTCGCCTTGAGTAATTATTTTATCGCGGAGTATTCCCCGTCGATAGCATGGCGAATGCGAGCTCGTTTGGGGTTAACCTATGGGAATGATGACACGGAGAGATTTTATTCCCGGAACGATACCCGTTACGAGAATATGGAAACAACTAAAAAAGGAGAGTTTCGTTCTTCAAATATCCGGACGAATCGAGTGGAAGGGGAATTGAGTATCACGTATGCAAAGATGTTGGGAAAACACCGGATTAATTTGATCGCGGGAGGAAATATATATAGTAACAAGTCTCTCACGCAGGGATATTCGGCAGTGGGATTCCCGGATGGGGATTTTTCTTACCCCTCTTTCGCGAACGGCTATCCGGAAAACGGGACTCCTTCGTATTACGAATCTGAGTCTCGTTCTTTGAACGGTTATTTTAACGCGGGGTATTCGTTTGATGATCGTTATTTGATGGACTTCAGCTTGCGAACAAGTGGCTCTTCGGTTTTCGGTACCTCCCGGAAATATAACACGACATGGTCGGTGGGATTGGGATGGAACTTGCACAAGGAGAAGTTTATCATGGATCACGTGGGATGGATTGACTTGTTGAAATTGAGAGCTTCGGTAGGAAATCCCGGGAACCAGAATTTTGACTCTGCGCAATCGTTGTTAACTTATTCATTTCAGTATGGCTCGATGAATTATTTCGGGCAGGGAGCCATGTTGTCACAGATCGGCAACCCGGACTTAGAATGGCAAATCACGATGGACAAGAATATCGGCTTGGACGTGACGTTGTTCAACAAGCGGTTTTCACTAACAGCGGATTACTATTACAAAGTTACAGATCCTTTGTTAATCAAAGTGAGCGTTCCGTTATCTTCGGGTACATCGATGTATATGACAAATGCCGGGGAACAAATTTCACAAGGCTTTACGGTATCGGTGACTTATTATATTTTTCAGAATTTTGAAGATCGCTTTTTGTGGATGATTCGGGGAAATTTGAGGACTCAAAAAACTCGGATAGATAACATCGGCAACAAACTTTCGACTTTGAATGCCAGTGGTAAAGGACGGAATACGCAGAGGTATTACGACGGGGCGGATCCGGATGATATCTGGGCTGTGAAATCGGTGGGGATTGACCCCTCGAACGGTAAGGAGTTGTTTTATGCCAAGGACGGGAGTTATACATACGATTTCTCTTACGATGAAGAGGTGATTTGTGGGAATACCCGGCCTGACGTGGAGGGGATTCTTGGAACTTCGTTGAACTGGAAGGGATTTTCTGTGAACTTGAATTTCCGTTACCAGATGGGAGCAGACGTGTTCAACGAGGCGTTGTATAGCAAAGTGGAGAATATTTCCCGGAGTGACTTGAATAAGAACCAGGATCGGCGTGCATTGTACGAGCGTTGGCAGAAGGAGGGTGATGTCGTGCGTTTTAAGGATATTGCCAGCGCGGAGACTACTCCGATGTCCTCTCGTTTTGTGCAAAGGGAGAACGTGTTATCATTGGAGTCAATATACGTGGGATACGAATTTTATGACGGATGGATCAAAAAACTGGGATTAAGCAGTTTAAAATTGCAGTGGTCCATGCGTGATGTGTTCCGTGCCTCAACGGTTAGGTCGGAGAGAGGAATATCATACCCCTTCGCGAGAAGCATGGAGGCGGGAATTTCGTTTAATTTTTAA
- a CDS encoding RagB/SusD family nutrient uptake outer membrane protein: protein MKLRDIILFGMMLTGFAGCADFLDVQPQDKQSEKQLFATRGGYYMAVNGIYNKIAASALYGKNLSFELVDVISKRYQPLLANTYLTALSTFAYTDNSVEKELSSTWTAAYNTILNCNVVLENIDGSVGVLPEQERRMLKGEMLAVRAFLHFDMLRLFGPVYKLNPDGESIPYNESSRVSVLPLLTADSVIHEKILRDLNEAESLLANSDPVIAGGPMASLEDGQDVYLRYRQLRMNYYAVLALKARVYLYAGEQARALDVAKKLLTDPKVNEYFPAVDPTKLLANQRNPDRVFSTEVLAGIYKKDRVAVYNSYFSSSSAGNNYLHPRKDFVSTNLFASETQDYRFQTWWQVSSGVGETGHMLIKYKDIDKPSGETDSEYFYAIFMSLIRLSEVYYIAAECEPVLEDKYGWLNEIRGRRGLPVSPVISEEDFMTRLRVEYLREFLGEGQIFFLYKRLFGNIIPSENGYDLNTYEAKEENYVLPMPSGEIENR, encoded by the coding sequence ATGAAATTACGAGATATTATATTGTTCGGAATGATGTTGACGGGTTTTGCCGGGTGTGCTGATTTTTTGGACGTGCAACCTCAAGACAAGCAATCGGAGAAACAATTGTTTGCCACGAGGGGAGGGTATTACATGGCGGTGAACGGTATATACAATAAAATAGCGGCTTCGGCCCTATACGGTAAAAACCTCTCTTTTGAATTAGTGGACGTGATCTCAAAGCGTTACCAGCCTCTATTGGCCAATACATATTTGACTGCATTAAGCACGTTTGCTTACACGGATAATTCGGTGGAGAAGGAGTTGTCCAGCACGTGGACGGCGGCCTACAACACGATATTGAATTGTAACGTGGTATTGGAGAATATAGACGGTAGTGTAGGTGTGTTGCCGGAACAAGAAAGGCGGATGTTAAAGGGGGAAATGTTGGCAGTACGTGCTTTCTTGCATTTTGATATGTTGCGATTGTTCGGGCCTGTCTACAAATTGAATCCGGATGGGGAATCTATCCCGTACAATGAATCGTCGAGGGTGTCAGTGCTGCCTTTGTTGACAGCAGATTCAGTGATTCACGAAAAGATCTTGCGTGATTTGAACGAGGCTGAAAGTTTATTGGCAAATAGTGACCCGGTGATCGCGGGTGGTCCGATGGCTTCTCTTGAAGACGGACAGGATGTTTACCTGCGTTATCGCCAATTGCGGATGAATTATTATGCTGTTCTCGCGTTGAAAGCGAGGGTGTACCTCTACGCGGGAGAGCAAGCGAGAGCTTTGGACGTGGCCAAAAAACTGTTGACAGATCCTAAAGTGAATGAGTATTTTCCGGCCGTTGATCCGACTAAACTTCTCGCCAATCAAAGAAATCCTGACCGGGTGTTCTCTACAGAAGTGTTAGCAGGAATTTATAAAAAGGATCGTGTTGCTGTTTATAACAGTTATTTCAGCTCCAGTTCGGCTGGAAATAATTACTTGCATCCCCGAAAAGATTTTGTGAGTACTAACCTGTTTGCCAGTGAAACGCAAGATTATCGTTTCCAAACGTGGTGGCAGGTGTCTTCCGGTGTGGGTGAGACCGGACATATGCTTATCAAATATAAAGATATAGATAAACCGAGCGGGGAAACTGATTCTGAATACTTTTATGCTATTTTCATGTCTTTGATTCGTTTGAGCGAGGTGTATTATATCGCGGCGGAATGTGAACCCGTGTTGGAGGATAAATACGGGTGGTTGAACGAGATACGTGGTCGAAGAGGGTTGCCCGTTTCGCCTGTTATTTCGGAAGAGGATTTTATGACTCGCCTACGCGTGGAATATTTGCGCGAGTTCCTCGGTGAGGGACAGATTTTTTTCTTGTATAAACGTTTATTCGGTAACATCATTCCTAGTGAAAACGGGTACGATTTGAACACGTATGAGGCGAAGGAGGAAAATTACGTGTTGCCTATGCCTTCCGGGGAAATTGAAAATCGTTAA
- a CDS encoding DUF4843 domain-containing protein codes for MKWRNILLVLAFGGLLGACEKKEIPTFTTDDTGIYFQRVSSSYYGTTTEFYSDSLSYSFLAVEASAKSEVLSTTVRTMGKVVDYDRPFKVEIDQEGTTAVEGKHYEVAFDTMVIPAGKSSAEVQIRFFRTDDLLEKTIRLALRLKDNEHFKCHFPEYKNTNAYAAKGVQIRGDLFAFSLSEMYSEPRYWNRQGKKYLGEWTSKKYLVVNAVCGLSDEDWDDAGLAGAKVTLGRLSFFAIAVQKYLQEQADADTPEVDSDGKYMQLAPAYSVDYSRYE; via the coding sequence ATGAAATGGAGAAATATATTATTGGTTTTAGCCTTTGGGGGGCTTTTAGGGGCTTGTGAAAAGAAAGAAATACCGACATTTACCACGGATGACACCGGGATTTATTTTCAACGAGTGTCGAGTTCTTATTACGGTACCACCACGGAATTTTATTCGGATTCATTATCGTATTCGTTCTTGGCCGTGGAGGCATCGGCTAAGAGTGAGGTGCTTTCAACCACGGTTCGGACAATGGGTAAGGTTGTGGATTACGACAGACCTTTTAAGGTAGAGATTGATCAAGAAGGAACGACAGCCGTGGAAGGGAAGCATTACGAGGTGGCTTTCGATACGATGGTTATCCCCGCGGGGAAAAGTTCCGCGGAAGTTCAGATCCGTTTTTTTCGAACAGACGATTTGTTGGAAAAGACCATTCGTTTGGCTTTACGTTTGAAGGATAACGAGCATTTTAAATGTCATTTCCCGGAGTATAAAAATACGAATGCTTATGCGGCTAAAGGAGTGCAAATCCGCGGTGATTTGTTCGCATTTTCATTGAGTGAGATGTACTCAGAACCGAGGTACTGGAATAGGCAGGGGAAAAAATATCTAGGTGAGTGGACGTCGAAAAAATATCTTGTGGTTAATGCTGTTTGTGGGCTGAGTGATGAGGATTGGGACGATGCAGGATTGGCGGGGGCGAAAGTGACTCTTGGACGTTTGAGCTTTTTTGCCATTGCCGTTCAAAAATATCTGCAGGAACAAGCGGATGCCGATACACCGGAAGTGGATTCGGATGGGAAATACATGCAACTTGCTCCGGCTTATTCTGTAGATTATTCCCGGTATGAATGA
- a CDS encoding PKD-like family lipoprotein — protein MKIKVIILFLFVFSLCACFDDKGNYDYREMAEITIENIPELIEVLGSSDHIVVKPKVISPSKEEITEDNPNFEFNYKIELKAGGTIVSGQRWVDLNPMKKLYLDTLAAFVANTYVGWFSVMDKRSGVQTSAMFEVKVASPTYEGWMILCDEGAQKRVRMDMISVISAERTVPAYDILTPLGLPELKQAAGIGFYPTLYSNPSDIIYVMSGEGTFKIDRETFKTDASWDINNVDFVIPRVGENVIFYTSVNGSNAAGALACLCVTDVGNAYAQVLDYGGAAFEYPVNTSARGATPEYRVAPYIGVSLARPGRSSTALFYDVDNQRFVGWKYGSDADGMQILTPVPDPDDALFSFRAGMELVYMESTRYSNGLVYAILQDDAGKRCIYGINMSGNGFVQEAKYENLNAPDFDKATSFAFHSQFPYMFYAVGNKVYLHNLGTNVTYPMDNIALGDNEEVTMLKFNLYRQCSLADLSNQSDEFMARQYELMVGSYNHSASDNNGGRLGFYPVDGVNNSVTKRTEYEGFARIKDVVYRERR, from the coding sequence ATGAAGATAAAGGTAATTATATTGTTTTTATTTGTTTTTTCTCTTTGTGCTTGTTTTGACGACAAGGGAAATTACGATTATCGTGAAATGGCAGAGATCACGATAGAAAATATTCCGGAGTTAATCGAAGTTTTAGGTAGCTCGGATCATATCGTGGTGAAACCAAAAGTGATTTCTCCTTCTAAAGAAGAAATCACGGAGGATAACCCTAATTTTGAATTTAATTACAAGATTGAGTTAAAGGCGGGAGGAACAATTGTATCCGGGCAAAGGTGGGTGGACTTGAATCCGATGAAAAAGTTGTACTTGGACACATTGGCGGCATTCGTCGCGAACACGTATGTCGGCTGGTTCTCCGTGATGGACAAGCGTTCGGGTGTACAGACTTCTGCTATGTTTGAGGTAAAAGTTGCTTCCCCAACTTACGAGGGGTGGATGATTCTTTGTGATGAGGGGGCTCAAAAACGCGTGCGAATGGATATGATTTCGGTGATCTCTGCAGAGCGGACTGTTCCGGCTTATGATATTTTAACTCCATTGGGTTTACCGGAATTGAAACAGGCCGCGGGAATCGGTTTTTATCCGACGCTGTACTCGAATCCTTCCGATATTATATACGTGATGTCGGGAGAGGGTACATTTAAAATAGACCGGGAGACGTTTAAGACGGATGCTTCATGGGATATAAATAATGTTGATTTTGTTATTCCTCGGGTGGGTGAAAATGTGATTTTTTATACATCCGTGAATGGTAGCAATGCGGCAGGGGCTCTTGCCTGTCTTTGTGTGACAGATGTTGGGAATGCTTATGCCCAAGTGCTTGATTACGGAGGGGCTGCGTTTGAATATCCCGTGAATACTTCAGCACGGGGAGCTACTCCCGAGTACCGGGTAGCCCCATATATCGGAGTGAGTTTGGCTCGTCCGGGGCGCAGTTCGACAGCTTTATTTTACGACGTGGATAATCAACGATTCGTGGGATGGAAGTACGGTTCTGATGCAGATGGCATGCAAATATTGACCCCGGTGCCAGATCCGGATGACGCTTTGTTCAGTTTCAGAGCGGGTATGGAGCTCGTGTACATGGAAAGTACTCGTTATTCCAATGGTCTGGTTTATGCAATTTTGCAGGATGATGCGGGAAAGCGTTGTATTTACGGGATCAACATGTCAGGTAACGGTTTTGTGCAGGAGGCAAAGTACGAGAACTTGAACGCCCCGGATTTTGACAAGGCAACGAGTTTTGCCTTTCATTCCCAGTTCCCTTACATGTTCTATGCCGTGGGCAACAAGGTGTACTTGCATAACTTGGGGACGAACGTGACGTACCCGATGGATAATATAGCGTTGGGGGATAACGAGGAAGTGACAATGTTGAAGTTTAACCTGTACAGGCAGTGTTCGTTGGCTGACTTGAGCAACCAATCGGATGAGTTTATGGCCCGGCAGTACGAGTTGATGGTGGGTTCTTATAATCATTCAGCTTCGGATAATAACGGTGGCAGGTTGGGATTTTACCCGGTGGACGGGGTGAATAACAGCGTGACGAAAAGGACGGAATACGAGGGGTTCGCTAGAATAAAGGATGTGGTGTACCGTGAGCGGAGGTAA
- a CDS encoding sigma-70 family RNA polymerase sigma factor: MISKTEQQDWLKRLCAGEEEAYRFFFKEYYQILGSFAQQYVKEEMIAEDIVNDVIYELYRNKKSFPDIVSLKSFLFTSIKHRSLNYIRGKKAQERYLQDPQVANDTEEFFLDAIIEEEVYFLMHKAITELPEKIQEIYKLSLSGESNEAIAAQLHLTIDSVKAYKKRGKQILKKKLQNLLLFLSVTL, translated from the coding sequence ATGATATCCAAAACAGAGCAGCAAGATTGGCTAAAACGGCTTTGCGCCGGAGAGGAAGAAGCATACCGTTTTTTCTTTAAAGAGTATTATCAAATATTAGGTTCTTTTGCACAGCAATACGTCAAAGAAGAAATGATCGCCGAGGATATTGTCAATGATGTCATATACGAATTATACCGTAACAAAAAATCATTTCCCGATATCGTTTCCTTAAAATCATTTCTCTTCACGTCTATCAAACATCGCAGCCTAAACTATATCCGAGGCAAAAAAGCACAGGAACGTTACCTGCAAGATCCACAAGTCGCAAATGATACGGAAGAATTTTTCCTCGATGCCATCATTGAAGAAGAAGTATACTTTCTCATGCACAAAGCCATCACCGAACTGCCCGAAAAAATACAAGAGATCTATAAATTAAGCCTCTCCGGGGAATCCAATGAAGCCATCGCCGCACAACTCCATTTGACAATCGACTCCGTTAAAGCCTATAAAAAACGGGGAAAACAGATATTGAAAAAGAAATTACAGAATTTACTCCTGTTCTTAAGCGTCACATTATAA
- a CDS encoding FecR family protein yields MKNTFEIARIIHDYLLGEISEEEQRLLDEWVRQSERHREMLIGFRGREYWDRKERGHRAFSFEKGYRKFEARKRREVRRARWMRVAMVAAVVCCVVSGSVFWLWRSERQGKHEIARVEIPIVPGERRAVLVLDNGQRVKLSGGSELKVEEKSTVISIKDNHIVYSREDSLKIEAVNRVYTPRGGEYSLELSDGTIVWLNAESELSYPVRFKNDCREVEVNGEAYFEVAKCVDRPFIVNANGMRIRVLGTSFNVRAYEGEERQTTLVEGCVEVAYGEQRVKINPGQQVALNNGHLEVRQVDIHIYSGWKSGRFVFEDHPLAEVLRELERWYDVQIVVEDERVEQLKFTSDFPRYEDIDKVLDIIELATCVKFEVRGRTITVRMAE; encoded by the coding sequence ATGAAAAATACTTTTGAAATAGCACGAATTATCCATGATTATTTACTCGGGGAAATATCCGAGGAGGAGCAACGTCTTTTGGATGAATGGGTGCGGCAGAGCGAGAGGCACCGGGAAATGTTGATAGGTTTTCGTGGTCGGGAGTATTGGGATAGGAAGGAACGGGGGCATCGGGCGTTTAGTTTTGAAAAAGGGTATCGGAAATTTGAGGCAAGAAAGAGACGGGAAGTGAGACGTGCGAGATGGATGCGGGTGGCGATGGTTGCTGCCGTGGTTTGTTGTGTGGTGAGTGGTTCTGTTTTTTGGTTATGGAGATCCGAACGACAGGGAAAGCATGAGATTGCCCGGGTGGAAATTCCGATTGTTCCGGGTGAGCGTCGGGCCGTGTTGGTTTTGGATAACGGGCAACGGGTGAAATTGTCCGGTGGGTCTGAGTTGAAAGTAGAGGAAAAATCTACCGTGATTTCGATAAAAGATAACCATATTGTTTATTCAAGAGAAGATTCGTTGAAAATAGAGGCTGTGAACCGGGTATATACTCCCCGGGGAGGCGAGTATAGCTTGGAATTGTCAGACGGAACGATCGTGTGGTTAAATGCCGAGAGTGAATTATCTTATCCCGTGCGGTTTAAAAATGATTGCAGGGAAGTGGAGGTTAACGGAGAAGCTTATTTCGAAGTGGCTAAGTGTGTTGACAGGCCGTTTATCGTGAACGCGAACGGGATGAGGATCCGGGTATTGGGCACCTCTTTTAACGTGCGGGCGTATGAGGGGGAAGAGCGGCAAACAACTTTAGTCGAGGGGTGCGTGGAAGTCGCTTACGGGGAGCAGCGAGTGAAAATAAATCCGGGACAGCAGGTGGCATTGAATAACGGGCATCTGGAGGTGCGGCAGGTAGATATTCATATTTACTCGGGATGGAAAAGCGGGCGTTTTGTATTTGAGGATCATCCGTTGGCTGAAGTGTTACGAGAGTTGGAGCGATGGTATGATGTGCAGATTGTGGTTGAAGATGAAAGGGTTGAACAGTTGAAATTCACGAGTGATTTTCCGCGTTACGAGGATATAGATAAGGTTTTGGATATTATAGAGCTGGCAACTTGCGTCAAGTTTGAAGTGCGGGGACGAACAATTACAGTACGAATGGCTGAATAA